One stretch of Laribacter hongkongensis DSM 14985 DNA includes these proteins:
- the trxA gene encoding thioredoxin, producing MAVQILTQANFNETVQSDKPVIIDFWAPWCAPCRMFAPIFEAAADKHPDILFAKVNTEEEQALASAFGIRSIPTLMVFREQIMLFQQAGALPANGLEQLIGQVRSVDMDEVRRQIEAEKPGQ from the coding sequence ATGGCCGTACAGATTCTGACTCAAGCCAACTTCAACGAAACCGTCCAGTCCGACAAGCCGGTCATCATCGACTTCTGGGCGCCGTGGTGTGCTCCTTGCCGCATGTTTGCCCCGATTTTTGAAGCTGCTGCCGACAAGCATCCGGACATCCTGTTCGCCAAGGTCAACACCGAAGAAGAACAGGCCCTGGCCTCGGCCTTCGGCATCCGCTCCATTCCGACCCTGATGGTGTTCCGCGAACAGATCATGCTGTTCCAGCAGGCCGGTGCCCTGCCGGCCAATGGACTGGAACAGCTGATCGGACAGGTCCGCTCGGTCGACATGGATGAAGTCCGCCGCCAGATCGAGGCGGAAAAGCCCGGACAATGA
- a CDS encoding homoserine dehydrogenase, producing MKPIHVGIMGVGTVGGGTATVLKRNAEEISRRAGRTIALKMAANLDVAKARELVGDDVEVVSDARLVATHPDIDIVVELIGGTGIAKDLVLTAIDNGKHVVTANKKLLAEHGNEIFARASAKGVIVAFEAAVAGGIPIIKALREGLTANHIEWIAGIINGTSNFILTEMREKGLAFADVLRQAQELGYAEADPTFDIEGHDAGHKLTIMSAIAFGIPMQFDKCYLEGISRLTSEDIRYAEELGYRVKLLGITRRAANGIELRVHPTLIPESRLIANVNGVMNAVLAKGDAVGPTLYYGAGAGSLPTASAVVADIVDVTRLATADPEHRVPHLAFQPECIADLPILPIEEIETSYYLRVPVVDRPGVLADITRILADEQISIEALIQKGSDQGSHTEIVLLTHRVQEKHANSAIRRIEALDSVKGRIVRIRMEALNG from the coding sequence ATGAAGCCGATTCATGTGGGCATCATGGGCGTCGGTACGGTCGGCGGCGGTACCGCCACCGTGTTGAAACGCAACGCAGAAGAAATCAGCCGCCGCGCCGGCCGCACGATCGCACTCAAAATGGCCGCCAACCTGGACGTGGCCAAGGCACGCGAACTCGTCGGCGACGACGTGGAAGTGGTCAGCGACGCCCGGCTGGTTGCCACCCACCCCGACATCGACATCGTGGTGGAACTGATCGGCGGCACCGGCATCGCCAAGGACCTGGTACTCACGGCCATCGACAACGGCAAGCACGTGGTCACCGCCAACAAGAAACTGCTGGCCGAACACGGTAACGAAATCTTTGCCCGCGCCAGCGCCAAGGGCGTGATCGTGGCCTTTGAAGCGGCCGTGGCCGGCGGCATCCCGATCATCAAGGCGCTGCGCGAAGGCCTGACCGCCAACCACATCGAATGGATCGCCGGCATCATCAACGGCACCTCCAACTTCATCCTGACCGAAATGCGCGAGAAGGGCCTGGCGTTTGCCGACGTGCTCAGGCAGGCACAGGAGCTCGGCTACGCCGAAGCCGACCCGACCTTCGACATCGAAGGCCACGACGCCGGCCACAAGCTGACCATCATGTCGGCCATCGCCTTCGGCATCCCGATGCAGTTCGACAAGTGCTACCTCGAAGGCATCTCCAGACTCACGTCCGAAGACATCCGCTACGCCGAAGAACTGGGCTACCGCGTCAAGCTGCTGGGCATTACCCGCCGCGCCGCCAACGGCATTGAGCTGCGTGTACACCCGACCCTGATTCCGGAAAGCCGCCTGATCGCCAACGTCAACGGCGTCATGAACGCCGTGCTGGCCAAGGGCGATGCCGTCGGCCCGACGCTTTACTACGGCGCCGGCGCCGGCAGCCTGCCGACCGCCTCGGCCGTGGTCGCCGACATTGTCGACGTGACCCGTCTTGCCACCGCTGATCCGGAACACCGCGTGCCGCATCTGGCGTTCCAGCCGGAGTGCATTGCCGACCTGCCGATCCTGCCGATCGAAGAAATCGAAACCAGCTACTACCTGCGCGTGCCGGTAGTGGACCGTCCGGGCGTGCTGGCCGACATCACCCGCATCCTGGCCGACGAGCAGATCTCGATCGAAGCGCTGATCCAGAAGGGCAGCGACCAGGGCAGTCATACCGAAATCGTGCTGCTGACCCATCGCGTACAGGAAAAACACGCCAACTCGGCCATCCGCCGCATCGAGGCACTCGACAGCGTCAAGGGCCGCATCGTGCGCATCCGCATGGAAGCCCTGAATGGCTGA
- a CDS encoding universal stress protein gives MYRNILVPLDGSPAAERGLQEAIALAAALGSRIKLLHVIDPTVVYPMIAYIPREDLTLSGGHDKTLRDEAEALVARAEASAQAKGVATERLIVTRDVTTVADLIVEAAEQSNADMIVMGTHGRRGLDRLLMGSDAEMVLRNSRVPVLMVREVQS, from the coding sequence ATGTATCGCAATATTCTGGTTCCGCTGGACGGCAGTCCGGCTGCCGAGCGTGGCCTGCAGGAAGCCATTGCACTGGCCGCGGCGCTGGGCAGCAGGATCAAGCTGCTGCACGTCATTGATCCGACCGTGGTCTACCCGATGATCGCCTACATCCCGCGCGAAGACCTGACCCTGTCCGGCGGGCATGACAAAACCCTGCGTGACGAGGCCGAGGCACTGGTGGCCCGTGCCGAAGCCAGCGCCCAGGCCAAGGGCGTAGCGACCGAACGCCTGATCGTGACCCGTGACGTGACGACGGTGGCCGACCTGATCGTCGAGGCCGCCGAACAGAGCAATGCCGACATGATCGTGATGGGCACGCACGGCCGGCGCGGACTTGACCGCCTGCTGATGGGCAGCGATGCCGAGATGGTGCTGCGCAACAGCCGGGTGCCGGTGCTGATGGTACGCGAGGTGCAGTCCTGA